DNA from Ovis aries strain OAR_USU_Benz2616 breed Rambouillet chromosome 15, ARS-UI_Ramb_v3.0, whole genome shotgun sequence:
ctcccgcatcggaggcagacactttaacctctgagccttgGTTCCAACTGTGGAAGGCCTGGATGCCCAACTCAGCAGCACACTGTATGGGTCAGAGGTCATAAGCAAGGCCTGGGGTCAGAGTTGAGTCCATGCCCAGTCCCCTCTTGTCAGCTGTGAGCCTCTGGGCAAGTTGTTTAGTTAGTCTCTTCAAGACTCAGTTTCCACTGTCTGTAAGATGGGGATAGTAATAATGCCTGCTCTCATTGGTCTTGTGTTATTTAGGCAGGATCTAAGTTTGGAAACAAAGACTTAAACCAGATGTCCTCTCTGGAGAACTCTTTCTTTGGACAGGATTTGGTCTTAGACTTATTTTGTTAATTAATGCATTTTCTGTTATAGCTGCATAGCTTTGAAAGCACAGACAAGATTgtcatctttttcttccttagcAGTCATAGGCTACGGTTGATGCTTTGTCTTCATTCTCTTTTAGGAACCTAAATTCCAAGATGGAAAGGAGTCAGAGCTGCAGTGACACCAGTCAGGACAGAGCAAAGAGCAGACTCCGAGCAGCCCCAGCCAGCAGAGCCAAGGTAGACCTCAGACACAGGCTGCTTCTTGGGCTCTCTCGTCCCATCCCATAGCCTCCTGCACGTGGCCACAAGAGAACGGTTTCAGATGAGAAGAGGCACAGTGGATCCTAGGCAAACTCATTATGTTGGAGAATTTTACAAAGCAGATGTGAAGGAAGAGAGTTTGAATTAGTAGCAAGATAAGTAGAATGAGGCCTCCTAGAAAAACCTTCTTCAAAATTCTAGATGAGGTGTTTTCATAAAGGTTTTTAATCTCATTATTTGTTTCATGTGTAGGAATTTCTCTAAACGGTGGGTGCACTCTAAATGAGGGATTTTCTACATTTCTTAGACTTGTTATCACCCTTTATGTCTTTTCTTACCCTTCTCTACCCCTCTACCATCAAGAAGGAATGATGAAGAAAAaggttatatatgtatgtatacatacgtcttttcatctctttcaggCCACAGCCATGacccccacctccaaccccatCATCGGCGTCCTGCTATCCACCCGGAACCACCGCTGCCTCTCGGCTCCCGACCTGACTGTTGAGAAGCGCCTGCCCTTCAGCTCACTGTCAGCCTTGGCTTCCTTACATAAGCCAGAGCGCTCTGTCAGCCCTGAGAGTAACGACAGCATCTCAGAAGAGCTAAACCATTTCAAGCCCATTGTCTGCTCACCGTGTACTCCTCCCAAGAGGCTCCCTGATGGCCGCGTGCTGAGTCCCCTCATCATCAAGTCAACACCCCGCAACCTAAACAGAAGCCTGCAGAAGCAGACTTCTTATGAGGCTAGTCCCCGGATCCTCAAAAAGTGGGAGCAGATCTTTCAGGAGCGGCAGATCAAAAAGACCCTTTCAAAAGCCACCCTCACCTCCCTGGCTCCAGAAACAGGGGACGACTTACTGGTCTCTGAAGTTACGAAGTCTAGCAAGGAGAAGCCTCTTCTGGCTTTAAATACGAGACTGTCCAGTGGGCAAGTTCTCTCTGAGTGTACAGGATCTACCGCCCCTGACCTTGATTATTTTTCCTCTGTTAGCCAGACAAAAGCAGAACAGGGCAGTGACCATAAAAAGAGCACTGAGATCCCATTGGAAACCTGCTGCTCTTCAGAACTCCCAGTGGGGGCCAGTGGGACTTCTTTGGAGAGAGAGCAGTTGGAAAGGTCAGGGTCACCCCCAGATGCCAAGTTAGATAAAACCTGTATAACAGCAACTATGAAAATCTCAGCAGTTAACTCAGTGCTACCTAAAAACAGTGTTTTGGGTGGGGTcctcaaaacaaagaaacagttgAAGACAGTGAATCATTTTGATCTGCCTAATGGTGTTCTGGCAGACAACCTAGGTGATGAGCCACTTCCTTCCTTGCGTCGGGGCAGGAAAAGACGCTGTAAGACCAAGCACTTGGAACAGAATGGCTCCCTTAAGAAACTGCGACAAAGCAGTGGCGAGGTGGGTCTGGTCCCCACAGACCCAGTGCTGCGAGAGATGGAGCAGAAATTGCAGCAAGAGGAAGAGGACCGGCAGCTGGCTCTGCAGTTGCAGCGCATGTTTGACAACGAAAGGCGGACTGTGAGTCGGCGAAAAGGAAGTGTGGATCAGTATCTCCTGCGGTCCAGCAGCATGGCGGGGGCCAAGTAGCACCTGATGGACAGTGTTACCTGTTTTTCTCAGAGGTCTTTGAGCTTGATCATTTACCCTGAAGAAATGAGTGTTCTCACTTTGGGTTTCTTTTAATGGCAAAACACTGTCAAATATGATTCTGAGAGGTTTTGGGGCCTTTGTAGACTATATCCAAGGGAACTCCGTCTCTGCCTCCCTGTGACCCAGGCCAGAAGCACTCCTCGCTCCCTAGGGTGGCCCACCCCTTAGGGTATCTGGGCCAAATCTGGCAGCACCTGCTTGGCATGAGATTCAGGAGCAGAGTGGCCAGGGTTAGAtggcagaggagaaaggggatgCCTTCTTACATTGATAGACCTCCTGACTTCTTTCAGCAGGTGGTGTTTCAAATCAGCCTTGCAGATAAAAATtagttccatctttttttttctccgaAGAAGTGCAACAGTGTAGTTCTCTGGCAAATCCAAAAAGATTGTGTTCCCCCTTCTTACCTTTGCTTCAAGTAAACATACCTAATGAAATCAGTTTTTATGCTTCTATAAAAGTTAATTTacattccttctttaaaaaataacaattaatACTATATAGTCGACAGACCACATTCATAGTCATTGTTTAATTTGGTCTTTTCAGGAGACCTCACATGTAAGTGGTATTAGCCCCAGTTTTTGATGATGAAACTGCATTGCAGATGTTCAGGTTCTCTCAACTACTAAGGGCATACACAGCCCAGACTGATTGCTGGGTCTCCCGACAACAAATCCCATGGATTTTTTCCACACTTAAGAGGTTGCCATAATGGACAGCAATCCAAGGACATACCAGGGGAGCCTAGAGAAAGCTGGCTGGGCTTTGAATATTGATTGTGCAAAATCCACGTGCAGACTGACTGGAAGTGCAAACATATACTGTATAGTTATCCACATCCCTCCAGTTTACAGCCTTCTGTTTTCCTGGGGTTCCACTCTGTTAGATAAACTATGATTGGACCTCATTATTACTCTCCTTTTGGACAAGTGTTATCTGCAGTGTTGTTCTAAAATCCAAAAAATTTGCCCAGAAGTCAGGCAAGAACAGCACTGAGACTCCCTACTGTGGAAACACGGTGTCTAGCTGGATGCAGCTGGTCAATTCAGTCCCATGGATCTTTGGGGTTTATTTTCCTTAGCAGGTGACACCGTGTGTCTTTTGCATCTCTGGTGGTGCTTGGTGCTTCTGCCCATCTGGGCTTATTGAGAGTAGGGATTAAGATAGAATTTTAGGGAATCTCTGGTGGGCTGGCATTCCCTGTGCACGTATGAGCTGTTACTATAAAGTCATGTGACTAGCATTTTAACAAGCCTTTCAGATCTTACATATCCCAGTGTACACTGTCCCCCTCAGGTGGCCTCAGCTGGATGCTGCACAGTTTTTCCAATGATGTTGTCTTTGGTGAAAACATTTCTGGAACTGTCCTCATAGTCTGGAGACATCTAGACATCTAATATTCAAACTGGAAAGGACGTTAATGGTTGTCTGTTCCAGCTTCTTCCTCTTACTAAGGCAGAAGCTAAGGTCCAGAACAATAACTCGCTTATCCAGATCACAAAGGATTTACTGTATCTCCTACTTTTGATTCTTAGAAGATTTACCTCCCTACTTCTCTTTAATCTTTGGAACAGAAAGTAGGTTATCAAGAGGGTTTGGAGTCAGAAACAAGGTGCAGCTGTAAAGCAGTCAGTCATTTTCTTGGGCAACTCATAAACAATTCCCAGAGGAGTTCCAGAGCTGTCTGAAGTACCTGGGTAATCACTGAGATACGTGGGACTTCCTCAGTGGCTGCTTTGGTGGGGAATGTCACTCACCTGAACAtgtgtgttctgtgtgtctgtgcgtgcacACGTGCAGATGTGTGTTTAGAAGATATACACCAATCTCATTACTTCATCTTCACACCACTTCAGTTTTAGGTCCTCCCAGCAACATGGGCCCTCCAAAAGCTGCTGGAGGGCATATTGGTGCCCAGGATAGAAAAGCTGGCAGTAGTCTGTAGAGGACAGGGAGGGTGACTTACTAAATACCCTCAGAGATGTCAGTTACTGCCATTTCATGGAGTTCCTTTTTGATCTTAGTAAATGTTATTGGAAGGCTAGTCTCATTGGTAGTAGCAAAGACACTTATTTTTCCACTTGTCACCTTTTTCTGTATCTCCAATAATTTGAAAAACTTTTCAGTTGGAGCTAATTTtagtttttggaaaaaaaagatgaatatttttaatagaaaagatatatattttaaatatttccccaaagtaatactttcattttaagaaattgcttAGTACTAGCAACAAGTTTCAGCATCAGGTTGCAGAGTGAAAATCTGTTACGTGAATATTCCAAAAGCTGAATCCAGTTTAGTGACCCCCTACTGTGGAGCCTTGAATGGTACTGACAGTTGTTTCCAGACTTCCAGCTGAGCAGCAGTCCTTCAAACATAGGCAAGTAGTTTAGGCTAAGGAAGGAGGAGGGTTAATCTTTCATCTCCCTGGCTTTGGAGGAGGGTAAAACCACTAAGAtattatctgtattttaacaGGCTTCCCATACTTAACTACTAAAACCTGAACACTTCTGAAAGAATTCCCCTCCCCTGTTGCTTAATTGTGAAGTTGGCCACAAATGGAGTTGTTGACATGAATTCTTTAGAGAAAAAGACACGGAAGGAAAACAGAATGATGGGGAGGGTTTGTGAGCTAGAATGAAAGATACGCTATCTcccaaaacaaacatttctcacaGATCATTGGAATCTGCTTCACCATAGAAATTTCCCACGTTCTGTTTACTCTGTTTCTTGTGTATATGCATTGTGTTTTTTCTTATTAAAGGCGAAGTTACGAGAGGTTGGAGGATGGAGGTCATCCTAATGGGAAATCCAAGAAACATGGTTCCTGACAAGGGGCTCGAAGCCCTTTTTTTAACAAGTGGGAAAGATACTTTGGGAACATGTTCATGACCCATTGATTGTATCCGCTGGAAGAAGTTATCTGGGCCTGTTGGGTTGATGTCAAGTTTGGGGATTATGTATCCAGCCCCGGGCCCCTTTCATATAATTGCCTCTTTTTAGAAGGTTGATTCTTTCTGGCTGAAGCTTCCcaagaaaaccttttgtaaatggcttcatttatttttttaaatggaatctttaaatttttgcctggaggaagCACTAGTGATGAATGccttctgtgtttttttgttgttgttcattttctcttaaaaatgccCTTAAGAGATTAAAGCTGCTTAATTAATTGCTATGTGATTACAAACTAACTAAGATGGAAAGCTGCCACTGGCTTGACTGGTGAAGCTGATGACCGAAGGCTGTATTGCTCATCCTTTTTGTTCCATTTAACAGGTATTTCCTGAGTTTCAAACTTTTGCCAGCCCTGTGCTGGGTCATGgatataaagaaggaaaggaCAGTCCATGCTCTTAAACTCAGTGTCTCCTGGAATGTATTTGAATGCATGTGTGGCTGGAGAGTTCGTTAACGGTTTCATAAAGGGCCATAGTGATGATCTTGGATGGCCCATTCAAGGTACCATCCAGCACCCTTGGACATTTTAGATACCCCCATCAGTTCTGTGAACTTGACTGCAAtattgctttctgtttctgaagTACTTTTACCAGAAGAGAATGATCTTTCTCCTCCCATGATTATAGGACAATTAGAGTTCTCCAGGAGCTGCTTTTAGCATAAAGCCCCAAGAAATGAGGAAGACTGTGGATCACTGACATGGTCAGAGGTGGTTCAAATCTCAACTTAGCAACCTACCAACCTCTCCATGAACCAGACCTGTCACCAAAGCTGGCAGCAACTTgggattcttttcctttttcttgcatGGCTTTTCATTGAGATGGAAGGCCAGCTGGTGAGGAGGGGAAGAAAAATGAAGGCTGGATCATCATCACAAAATGTTATGTAGCTGGAATGGGCATGGGGATTACCCAAGCCACACTATCCCACCCGATGCCCTCCTTCTCTTTAAGAAACAAGGAACTCGGGGTTCAGTGCCCTGTGTCATATTTTGTACTACAGTTATCTAAGGTCTGAATCAATAGTCCTCTAAGTCCTCgaagctgcacacacacacaatttgctCATGAAGGAGATAGCCAAATGATTATTTTAACAGgtttttcttcctgctttttttCAGATAGAATTAAAATGTACTCAGATCCCTTGAATACACAGGGAACCACCCGCCCCGCCCCATAGTGAGAGTAATGTGAACATGAAATCTTGGGAAATGATATATTTTGACTGAACAGCCTGTCATTTTTAACTACCAGGGATTAGAAcacagtcagctcttcacttttCTTTGAAAATCAAAAACTCCATAGGGACTTAATTTTTCTCGGCCAGCCATTTTTTAACAACCCACAGATTGGTCATCTGGCTTGGCTTTCAGTAAATACAGCTACTTATGTTGTGACTCAACGAGAATGACTTATTCTTGTGTCAGTGAGGAAGCAggtctgctttttattttctgagggGTGGAAAACTCGGAAAAGAGGCTGCTTGAATAGGCTTTACTCCGAAGATGGTCCAGAAATGCATCTTGACACGTGTCATCACAGTTAAGATAAATATACAGAAGTCTTCAGTTTAGAAACTGGTTATATTGGATGAAGGAAACGTGCCAAGACTGAATGTGCACATTGTTCTATGtattatcagtatttttttcctaagaaaaatatttacacacTTTGCTTTGTGAATAATTGCTTCCTTAATGCCTTGTCTCAGTAGTTGTAGGAGGCAACCTCAGACTGGGGTGCCTCCCTTTCTACCTTTTCTGGGGTCTTAACAACTAGTTGGACAAAGCCAAGGCAAGGCCAGGCttgttcttcctttcctctcattTAATAAAGGGTAAAAATAGGGAGTGTACTCCTCAAAGATCAAGCCGTGAGAGCTCAAGAGCAGCTTTTGGGCCCTGGCTCCAGATGGTGGCAGATTCTCCCTTATTGGCCCTGCATTCTCCCCATGCTGTGCCACCAGAGGCAGGGGATTTTGCTCAGTGGTTCAACTCTTAACCTCCAACAGAACCTTAAAAGTTCCAGTGAGAATGGATAATTATGTAAGGGAAATATGATTGTCTCAAGTGCCAACTAATGGATTTTCTTGTCAGTGTGTGACTGATGTACATTCTCCGTACAGTTATCCTTAAGGCCTTAGGCCCTTACACCCAGGAAAAAAATAGTTTGGATTTTGGTTTTATTCAACCTGCTGTCTGCAGTAGAGTACAGAAGGGGCCTGGATCCTTGGCAGTGCCGCTGCTAGATGCCTCCTTTCCAACTCTTCAGAAAGAGTGTTTTGACAAAGAGGACTCAGAACAGGGCATGCCTATCAGGAATGCTTCTGCCCACACAGGACCAAGTGGGATGATGTGTTATTTGAACAGTACTAGAGTGCATTCCTCAATGCAGGTTTGCCAGGCTGAGGAGAGGCCCAAGTTGAGAATACAGTAAAGCAAACTCATGAATGTTCTGTTTCTAGTCAAAGTCTTATCTCTGGAGAGCAATCTCAGGCAAATCTGAGCTAAGTGTAGACTGTATATGAGTTCTGGTGCCATTTTTGCTTTAGAAGATGCCCCATATTGGAATGTCTTGCTTCAGCATTCAAAATGATAGGAAAACCAGTTTATTCAGATGGTATCCATGTGGAATAACAGAAAGGTAAGAGCATCTAATCTAGATAAGTATAGCCTCTTCAGGATAGTCTCAT
Protein-coding regions in this window:
- the RNF169 gene encoding E3 ubiquitin-protein ligase RNF169, with product MAAAGPSTRASSAAAAAALSRRGRRGRCDEMAAAKTGTSGPAAGPALLVLPPPLLQPPSPPRPEESDCAGCLETPGEAAALPCGHSLCRGCAQRAADAAGPRCPRCRARGAGWARRRARDDWQADAEVLGERARRGPPERCRPRRDGGAAAAGPRPELESRAAPAEPEFIFRAPIKLSKPGEFREEYESLKKLREEKLQEEKTSEDQIHKLLPEDTEIGKRKIDEQKKRDEPLVLKTNLEHCPARLSDSENEEPSRGKMIQTHRSAFVSKSSSYSLAFLAGNLNSKMERSQSCSDTSQDRAKSRLRAAPASRAKATAMTPTSNPIIGVLLSTRNHRCLSAPDLTVEKRLPFSSLSALASLHKPERSVSPESNDSISEELNHFKPIVCSPCTPPKRLPDGRVLSPLIIKSTPRNLNRSLQKQTSYEASPRILKKWEQIFQERQIKKTLSKATLTSLAPETGDDLLVSEVTKSSKEKPLLALNTRLSSGQVLSECTGSTAPDLDYFSSVSQTKAEQGSDHKKSTEIPLETCCSSELPVGASGTSLEREQLERSGSPPDAKLDKTCITATMKISAVNSVLPKNSVLGGVLKTKKQLKTVNHFDLPNGVLADNLGDEPLPSLRRGRKRRCKTKHLEQNGSLKKLRQSSGEVGLVPTDPVLREMEQKLQQEEEDRQLALQLQRMFDNERRTVSRRKGSVDQYLLRSSSMAGAK